Proteins encoded by one window of Lycium barbarum isolate Lr01 chromosome 11, ASM1917538v2, whole genome shotgun sequence:
- the LOC132617010 gene encoding anthocyanidin 3-O-glucosyltransferase 2-like: MKSAELVFIPAPGRGHLVSTLEMAKQLVDREDQLSITVLIIKLPSETKVPSYTKSLSSHYASCIKLLELSQPETSVNMESDTHPINFISNYINSFKDRARDAVADIFNLSTSVKLVGFVVDMFCTSMIDVANEFGVPSYLFYTSGAAMLGLQFHFQSLISNERSAIVYNYLDSESEVPIPTYINPVPVKCLPGIILDNDESSTVFLNHARRFRETKGIMVNTFIELESYALKALSDDEKIPPIYSVGPILNLGGGNDGHGKEYDSIMKWLDDQPNSSVVFLCFGSMGCFEEDQVKEIANALESSGYRFLWSLRQPPPKDKLQFPSEFENLEEVLPEGFLQRTKGKGKVIGWAPQVDILSHPAAGGFVSHCGWISTLESVCSGVPMATWPVYAEQQSNAFQLVKDLGMAVEIKMDYRKDLNSRNPTVLVKAEEIENGIRQLMDSENKIRAKVRDMKEKSKAAIMEGGSSHVALGQFVETVMKI; the protein is encoded by the coding sequence ATGAAGAGTGCAGAGTTAGTATTCATTCCTGCTCCTGGGAGGGGTCACCTTGTATCCACTCTGGAGATGGCAAAGCAACTAGTAGACAGAGAAGATCAACTTTCCATCACAGTTCTTATCATAAAACTTCCCAGTGAGACAAAAGTTCCATCATATACTAAATCTCTGTCCTCACACTACGCTTCTTGCATAAAATTGCTTGAACTTTCTCAACCTGAGACGTCAGTTAATATGGAGAGTGATACTCATCCCATAAATTTTATATCCAATTACATCAACAGCTTCAAAGATCGTGCCAGAGATGCTGTTGCTGATATCTTTAATTTGTCAACCTCTGTGAAGCTTGTGGGATTTGTAGTAGACATGTTCTGCACTTCAATGATTGATGTGGCGAACGAGTTTGGAGTCCCAAGTTATCTCTTCTACACTTCTGGTGCAGCTATGCTTGGACTCCAATTCCATTTTCAAAGTCTAATAAGCAATGAACGCAGCGCGATAGTGTATAATTACCTCGACTCTGAGTCAGAAGTACCGATCCCAACTTACATTAACCCAGTTCCAGTCAAATGTTTGCCTGGGATTATCCTAGACAACGATGAAAGTAGCACCGTGTTCCTCAATCATGCACGAAGATTCAGGGAGACGAAAGGGATTATGGTAAACACTTTCATTGAGCTTGAGTCGTACGCTTTGAAAGCTCTCTCTGATGATGAGAAAATCCCACCAATCTATTCAGTTGGGCCTATTCTAAACCTTGGAGGTGGTAATGATGGTCATGGAAAAGAATATGATTCGATTATGAAGTGGCTTGATGACCAGCCTAATTCATCAGTGGTGTTCCTCTGCTTCGGAAGCATGGGGTGTTTTGAAGAAGATCAGGTGAAGGAAATAGCAAATGCTCTAGAAAGCAGTGGCTACCGGTTCTTGTGGTCGCTAAGGCAACCGCCACCAAAAGACAAGCTACAGTTCCCAAGCGAATTCGAGAATCTTGAGGAAGTTTTGCCGGAGGGATTCTTGCAAAGGACTAAAGGAAAGGGAAAGGTGATAGGATGGGCCCCGCAGGTGGATATTTTATCTCATCCTGCAGCAGGAGGATTCGTGTCGCATTGTGGGTGGATTTCGACTCTGGAGAGTGTTTGTAGTGGAGTGCCGATGGCAACATGGCCAGTGTATGCAGAGCAACAGAGCAATGCATTTCAACTAGTGAAGGATTTGGGGATGGCAGTGGAGATTAAGATGGATTACAGGAAAGATTTGAACAGCAGAAACCCAACAGTACTGGTGAAAGCAGAGGAGATAGAAAATGGTATTAGGCAGCTGATGGATTCAGAGAATAAAATCAGGGCCAAGGTGAGGGATATGAAGGAGAAAAGCAAAGCAGCAATCATGGAAGGTGGTTCATCACATGTAGCTCTAGGGCAATTTGTTGAGACTGTCATGAAGATCTAA